The DNA window TCATGGGCTGCTGTGGGAATTTGATCTTGAACACAAACTGTATTGCTGCTATAGCTTTAGCAGCGTACAGCTATAGCCTCTCACTCAGCGAGCGTGCATGCGCCTGTATAAAGGAacatcatcttcttcttcttccctctgCATGGCCGCGTTTCTATCCAGGCTGTTCTTTCCAGTGTGCTGCTCTATGCGGTGACTCAGTCTCGTATATCCTCATTGTAGACTATTGGGGAGACTCTAAATACAGTGAAATCTTCGACTTGCATCTGGGCGGTATGTACCTCGGGCCTGTTGCTCCCAGCTACCGAGTGGCTAAACCCCACCTCCGCCACGCATGGCTTGTGCCACTGCCGTTCCTCGGGACTGGTTACCCGAAAATAAAAGTTACAAAGACAACGTGGTTTGAAACTACTAGTGGCACGTATGCACAGCAAAGGGTGGGCTTGATTAAAAACTGTTTGTGTTCTTGATGGCATGCAGTATAGCTGATCCCATGCTGTGGTGCTAATAGAATGCAGTAGAATTGATCACGTACAGTAGAGCTGATTGCATTGCTCAAGAGCTGGTCCCGTTCAGTGAAGCTGATCACATGCTGCATAGCTGATTGCGTGCGGTAGAGCTGATTGCATGCAGTAGATCCAGGTCTCAGAGAACTGCAGCTGATGTGGTATTTGACCTCTGAACTTCCCCTACATGCCCGATGGCATTGACCCCTGTGTGTAAGCATggcgctctctgtctctggggcATACCCCCTTCCTCACAGGTCAGCGGTGACCCCGAGTGGGTGTGGTGTGATGAGTGTGGTCATTGAAATGATGCAAAGCTGTGTCGTAGACGCTTGGCTCGGACGGAAGATTGCATGGACCAGGACCTTGTAGAATTCGGCTCCTCGAAGCCCCCACAGTCTAAACGTCCACACGGATGTTAATGATATTGAATATCACAGTCATTTTATAACCGTCCAAATCTCTGCAGTATTGCACCACTGACTTTAAATTCCCTCCAAAAGATTTTCTGTTGGGATTTGATTCTCTGGATTGGTTGCTGGATTGTCCACAGTGTAGGGGGGCAGGGCTTTGTGCAGTGCTTTCTGGGTAAGTGGAGATGCGGAGGCCGTCTTGTCGGAGCGTGTAACCGGTGTGCGCGTGTGAAGGTGTGCTTCCTCAGGGCAGCCCTCCCATGGCTGAGGAATCTTCAGTGTGGTTGGACGCATGCGATTGGTCAGCAGTGAGGTGACATCGCCAGGGTGGGGGTCCTCTGGACACACCCACTCTCAAAGGCATGGCACGGTAGCTAGGCATGTTAGCGCCTGAGCATGCTGGAGCCTGCGGGGGGCGCTGTGTGATGTAGGGCTACAGCCGGCCCTGTAGGGTTGCTCTGTCCGGCTCCTTCCCCCAGATTGCTCAGTTGCTTCTTAGCAACTGATTTGGTGTGTGACCATTTCTGATTATCCCCAAAGCTGCTCTGTTTCATCCCACATGCCTATAATTCCACTCTCCTGAGAGTTATTTCAAGTCTTTtggtcttattttatttctgctttacATAGAGAACACTCAGTTCCTACCTGTATACCTCATTTCCTTGGTTTGTCACACAGGTGCTTAAGATGTGAATTGAGACTTCAAAGCTTTGGCTATTAGATTGAAAAGCTGCTTtaaactgttattttctgaatgaTTATTTTCAGTTCCTGTGTACTGGCAGTCTTTAGTCATTATTACAGTAACTTAATATAGCTCTAACTTAATATAGCTTTAACTTAATATAGCTCTTTCCATAGTCTCACACTATACTATACTTTAGTCCTGCCTATGCAGTGTTGgaatcacacacccacacacacacagtacatggggttctgtctcacacacacacaaacacatacagtctGTACTTGGAGATttctcacatgcatgcacacacacacacacacgtgcatacatactatacacatgcacacacacaaacacacacacacatgcgcgcgcacacacacacacacacacacacacacacgcatgcgaacatgcaccatgcacacacactatgcacacacactatgcaTGGGGATCACACGCTCAAATATGTGTGGGAGACTCCAGTCCACACTGGGGGGAAATCAAAGGACTTTGCATGTTGTTGGGCTGCATGTGTTTGCTGCCTTGTTTCAGCTGTCAGGATCCATCCAAATCAAATCCGGCCAAAACATGTAGCCCAGAGACTACAGATGCAAATGAGCCTTTCTGGCAAACTCTGGAACATTTACAGAAATTGTATTAATGTGCATTTTGTtcctgtcaaataaactaatGAAGATTAAAATCTCTGTGTGGTTTTCTGCATGCCGTCCAGTTTCTGAGTGTCAACCGGATTGCCAAGGCCCATGTAgtccctctgtcctctctctttctttctctccctcatgtTCCCTTGTTCTTTTCCAAGGCATGGGAAAGGAGGATGACCCGCGGCTGATGCAGGAGTGGTTCACTCTGGTTCAGGAGAAGAACTCGCTGGTGCGCTACGAGTCTGAGCTGATGATATTGTGAGTGTGACGTCCTTTCCCTCTTAAATCTGCTTCCAACTTTCATGCTAGGAgcatagtaataataataataataataataataataataataataataacaactgtTTTGTCCTGTTTCAGTGCAcgagagctggagctggaggatCGGCAGAGTCGTTTACAGCAGGAACTGAGGGAGCGCATGGCTGTGGATGGTGATTattatactaataataataattattattattattagtagtagtagtagtatctCTCTCCACTCACATTGCATGACCACGGCCTCTatctccaccctccctttgcggGCCCCAGACCACCTGAAGACGGAGGcggagctggtggaggagaaGCGGATCCTGAGCGAGATGCTGGAGGTGGTGGAGCAGCGCGACGCGCTGGTGGccctgctggaggagcagcggctCAGGGAGAAGGCCGAGGACGAGGACCTGGAGGCCGTCATGCTGTCCAAGGGCCACTGCCTCACCTGGGCCTGAGGCCTGCACcgcccagcccccgcccctccggaccaggccacgcccccactcCCGCCCCCCTTTCTCACCCTGTGCTGCCTTTTATTCTCCAAACTGAGAGTTTACATGCTGCCTACGCTCTGAGCAAGAGCACCGGAAACACCGCTTCCCTCAGGAAGTCTTCAGGAAGTTGTGTTGGCTTTTTTAGTCTTACTATTacagtttttatattgtttttatcttCATAGCTTGGTGGAACGGGATGAAGGTTAAAGTCCTGCTGATATTGGGTAAATGTGCACCGGgcctgttttatatataaaagtTAAGGAAACGGCAGCAAGTCCATTTCAAATGAGTGACTTGTTAGCCAATGAGGAGGAGGTACACATGTCTTTGAGGCACAGAGCCcctttttttaacgttttttttaaacgttttacACAAAGGCTGTGAGCATTAAGTGTCTTGAATGAAGAGAAGCTCACAGTGGGAATGTTTTTGGACTAAATTCCCTTCTCCCAAATCTTACATATCTTCATCACAATGGCTGTTTAGCTGCTCTCATTCAAGATTGTGTGTATGGTAGTCTTAAGAGTGGAAGTGCATCGCTGACTAGGAGCTGTGTGACCATTATTTATTGATGTGTGAAAAGAAAGTgtgtatgcaaaaaaaactgttatattGCAGATTGTTCTTTGAGGTGCTTAATGTACCCAGATTGCACAGAGATGTTGGATGAATGGGCAATAAAGCAATGCAGTTGTTATTTTTAACCAGGATGCTCTGTGTCCTTGCAAATTAAGGTTCTccccacaggccacacaggactacaggagagccagggacTGTTTTACATCCTACTGGGCACAGATGCAAAACAGTCTTTATTCTGGTTGACTAACTGGCTAAATGAATTGCTTGACGGTTGGGTGTGAGGCAGTGAAACCGTGCGATGATCGGGAGACCGCAAAGTAGATAGCCAGTTAAATTCCCATCTTCCGCCCCCAGGACCCACTGACCTAGAGGACCCACTAGGAATGGTAGAGTTTCACTGTATTTTTACTTATACATCTCTTATTTTACTCGTAATataattctgaaatattatGTGTACTTGATAAAAGGAATTACCCCATAGTGGATAATTATGATTAGCAGGGTGGAAACTATTGTCTTTTAAATGCAGGTTGTTCCTTACATGCTCCTTCGTAAGGTCCCTGATTAGTGGGACAGGGGAGAGGCTCACCTAGAGCCTAGTATTCTAGTGCCTAGTatgcaaaaatatgaaacaattgCACTCAAACTAAATATAGGCTAATAGCACTTCTGGGTGGTGCTGGTGTTTCAaacaaggaaaatgaaaaccagcactcGCTTCCAAAATTCTTCTTAATTCTGGAATATTGTTAATGTCACAAATATGAGGTCTCCATGAAGACAGATTCAGGGAATTCCATTCACTTTATTCAAATGTTACTCATACAAAATCAGCTTTACAAAGGCTATAGTAGGTATGTTTGCATAGAAAGAAAAGTGatgttaaattaatgaaatggcCCCACATTACAAAtcacatatttcattaaaacagtaCAAAATCCATACAACCCTACATAATTAAATACAGAATTAGACAGCTTTAAATACAGAATTTCTGCCTCCTTGGAAGTTTGGTTTCTTCAGTAAATAGGAGTAAATGGAGAGGGAAGGCTGCACACGGCTTCCTTCCTCAGATCTTAAATCACTAATTAACCCTATGAAGATCAATTGTTTTGGAATGTCTtcttttcagaattctaagtcagtgttctagaactccactgctttccatTACTAGTGgtaattgttacatcagcattagaatgttgagtTAACATTCTATTCACCTTTTATCTCatgccttaaagggttaaatactGCATGCTGCTAATGACTCATAACACAGGATAtcagaaacacagcacaagCACTTACTAACTGGGTAATGAGGAGCTCAGTAACCAGGGAAGTCCCAGGAAAAATCATCAATACACTTTGAAAGCACAAGAGGCTAAAGGCTAAGACCCATTCTACACAGAAGAATAAAACACATGCTGCTCATAATATTTAACAATGGTAGTAAACTGAAATCCCGACTGCAAATTCACTGAAGGCTCTTCTCTTGCCTGCCACGCCCATGCCCCAGCTGAAATATGATAATCAAGACAGACAATACTGTTGTCactccttttttaataaaaatagctGTTTTATGACAATAAAAAGGATGAAACAGAAATGGTTGTTAGCCATGGGTTTCTCTCATTAGAGAGAAACCAGCTGTGAATAGATACATATGCAAACAGTAAAGGACACATGAATGACTGGAAATGCTCTCCACTCCAGGAAACCCCAAAAAACTACAACTGAATTATCACACCTGTATTCATCACACTGAATTATCACACCAGTATTTATCACACTGAATTATCACAATGATATGAATTATTGCACTGGTATTTATCACTTAATTATCACACTGGCCTTTATAACATAGAATTATCACACCAATATTTACATACAATGACACAGGTATGGTTTTTAAACTGACTTGTGGAGCACTGACTTCCTATGAGCCACATTTGACATTAACAGTTTCATAATCATTTACAAACCAACCCAAACCAACCCCAACCTTAAACACATTAattgttcattcatttctgaCCCCAACCAAACCCATAACACATCAGtcaatcaatgaatcaatcaagcaatcagtaaatcatttgtaacccTAAACAAATCAGTCTTTGTCTCACGGAGCTGCTGGCCCTACAGTCCTTATGATAATTCAACGTGTGAAATGAAGGGACAGTGTGTAATATTCAGCTATATGTCATCCATTTGCTTTAACAATCCCTTTAATTTATGCCCCTGAATCCAAACACGATGGAGGAGGAGTATCTGAACCAGTGCCTTAGCATTGAAACACATAGGCATCATATCAACCACAGGCGCCACAGATACAATAGCAaggagattttaaaaatataggaGTCTTTTGAGGCAAATCACTGAGAAGAGTGAGGGTGGCAGGGGACAGAGTGGGAGAGGAATGAGAGTGGGTGGAGActaagagagggaggagcctaTGTGAGGGGGGGACTGACAGTAGGAGGAGACTAAGAGGGAGGGGACTGAGAGTAGGAGGGGACTGGAGATGGAAGGGGACTTAAGGAGTGGACTTAGTATGGAGCAGTCAGTGAGCATTCTGCTTTCCCTCTGCACTACATGCAGCACTCCACTCCTCCTCTAACATCCacagaaggggggtggggccagggcaGGGCTGAGTGTGCTGAGGATACCAGCAGAGATTCAGAACACAGGTATGGATATAGCCATATTACCATTAATGCTTAGATATAATGCGCTAAACAGATATTTCAGAAAGACTAAAAACCCAAATGGgaataacaaaagaaaactcCTCTGAGAAGAACCTCCATCTTCACTTGACAGGAGACCCCCTGGAGAAGTCTAAAGGTTCATGGAGACTTTTAGAAATTCCTGGAGAATTATGGAGATTCTTGGAAACTATTGGAGATTCTTGGAGAAGTCTGGTGACTCATGGCAACTGTTTGAGATGCCTGGATAAGTCTAGAGACTCAAAGACTACTGGAGATGCCTGAAGAAGTCTGGAGACTCATGGAGACTACTGGAGATGCCTTAAGAAGTCTGGAGACTCATGGAGACTACTGAAAATGCCTTGAGACTGAAGGAGGCTCCCCAGCAGCCGTTTTCTCAGATTTCTCCTTAACAGAAGCAAGAATCAGTTCTGCACCATCTGGTTAACCATGGAGCTGTACTTAACATAAGTGCCACAGAGGGGTTGTCTGCTGCACTTTATACACTAACAAGACAAATTCAATACCACCAGGGCTGAATATACATGCTTCTGAGGGAAAAGCTTTTACCAATCCACTGGAATCTCTGAAATTCACTTCTAAGCTTTCTTCGATGTGGCCAATGAGTGGCTCTCCTCATAAGCATGTATCAGATACAGATCAGATCTCCTCCTTACATTCAAATGCTCTCTCCAAGGCACACCGAGATGGTGGCTCCTCAGTATATCCAGGCTGTCTTTCCTTACTACATCCAAATGGTCTCTCTTCAGATGGTCTCTCCTGTTCTCTGTCCAGTCCCACTGGCATTTTTACCAGCAAAATTATATATGCAATAAAACACATCcatattttccacaaaacacaagttagaaaaaaaatggatttcattttttaaaaactttaaaataacaGTTATCCACTGATTAGAAAAGAAAGCTCTGGCATGCGAGAGTTAAGCTTTCCACTTTTTAcaggaattatttattttgtattttgtcaacATTCAAAACCATTTAACTTGGGGAAGGGGgctaaagtctttttttttagtaaataaGTGGGCCCACTGTTTAAACTGTTTAAAAGGATTAAACCACAGGAAGAAGGAGCAAATcttgctctctgtttctctccagtTCAGTATCTCTTTGGCAATTTCAGTGTGATTACGAACTGTAGCCagctggtgtgggtgtggcccaGTGATGAGGGAAGACATGGGGCTGTCCTGGGCCTGTGGGGTCCCTTTCAGTGTCCCCCTGGGGGGGTCGCTGGGCCCGCCCTTTTGTTAGGGCTCCACCCCCTGCTAGGCATCGTACTTCTTCCCCATTCTGTGGATCTGCTGGAACAGGGTCATGGAAAAGGCCATGCCAAGAAGCTggaaagaggaagtgacatcagtcAAGCTCTGATGAGAATATATTGAAGTACAAACCAGCCCCTGGAGCTCACCTGTATCACCAGTATACACATGGCTATGGTGCCCAGAAGGTGCTTATTGTCATCTAGCCATTCCTCTACCTTCTCATAGCAGCCCTGTAGGGAGGAAGAACAGCACTGCATTAGATCAGGACAGGATGAGGAGTGAGAGGGAGCGACGGAGGAAAGAGCAAGAGAAGGAGCAGAAATGGAGAcgcagacacacggacacacacacgcacgcatgcgcacgcgcacacaaatacatacagtgACAGAGACTGCCACAGAGTCCCACCCTCATCTAGAATACCCCCATGATCTAATGTAGATGAGCACACAGGGGAACAACTTTGAAACACACAGGGAAAGCCCCGCCCcatccagccccgccccaccccaccactcACCTGGGTCCAGAACATGCTGGTGGCGTTGCGGCCGCAGCCCTGGAGGTGCTCCTGGCAGCAGCGATCTGGCACCACCCTCTCCCTCAGAGCATCATGCCAGTCTGAGAATCCTGTGACTCCACAGCACTTCCACTGCAGAGAGCCAGAGACCCTGCATTACTGCCTGTacacgcacatagacacacacacacacacacctacacacacacacatatacatacatacacacacaggcatgcatatacacacaaaatacacacacactcatacacaaacgcgctcacacacatatatgaacacgtgcgcacacactctAACTGTTACGCAGTCTGGGTCAGTCCGTAACAAGAAATACAGTAAAGGAACTGGGAAGTAAAAGGCAAATGGGCAATGGAAATAGCTGCAGCAGATGGGCAAGCAGCTTTGTGTAAGGATGCTGAGGTGCTACTGGTGACTTTCATGAACCACATGATGAATTCCTTGAATTCCCATGGGAGGCACGGGTCACATGACTGATGCTGGATTGACGCAGCGCACCTCTGCTTGGATGATGTTCCACGCGTTCCTCAAGCCCACGTTGTTGTCCGTGTTGTACAGTGCCAGCCCATCCTTCAGGTCCTGCTTGGCATTCTCATTCACCTGTGCATCATGGGAGAGAGTGATTGGTTATGACAGGCTACATACAGGAGAGAGTTATTGGTTAGGGCAGGCCATGGGAGAGAGTGATTGGTTAGGGTCTGATGGTTAGGGGTAGACCTGCTCTCTCATGAATCCCCTCTCAACTTATTATTAGTAGGCATTGCAGTGAATAAACATCACCACACTGAGCTGTTCAGACAAGGTGGCGGGAGGGGCTTACTGCTTGCTCACCCTCCACACAGGAGGTACGACAGCAGTGTCAGATTAGAATTCGGCAGGAAGAGAATTAAATCCCCCTTCATACATCTTGAAGTCACAAAACAGAGCCGAGAGACAGGAGGGATGAAGAAACGCTTAATCTCTCCTGGCAGTGAGTGGCAGATCCATCGCTCATACACACTCAGGAAAGCAGTGCAAATACACATCAGCGTGTATTTCTCTATtaccaagtgtgtgtgtgtgtgtaaagtaaTGTTGAAATGTGAGGAAAGTTTTGGAAAAGGTGATATTTTTCACAGCCTTACCTTATCCATATAAACAAAGAACAGAATGAGCAGTATCAGCTCTGCCAGGAGGATTACCAGCAAGCTGATGAAgaactgtgtgtgagagagagagagagagagagagagagagagagatcatcacaaattaatttttaagacTAGTGCACAACCATGCTAAATTACACTGATGACAGCTTTATTGTTTACTTCTTGTTCAGTTATTTTCTCAGATATATCCCATgcaatataaacaataaaactCTTTAGATCAGCAGCTATTCAAAAattgtttaatgtattttttccaacACATAGCTGAAATGGTCTCTTTGATTATGAACCGGCTGATTGACTGCTCTatctcacgtgtgtgtgtgtgtgtgtgtgcatgcgtgcatgcctgcAGTTTGAAGTTCACCACCCTGTACTTTTTATCCTTTGTTTGTGCCAGGCTGTTATACTCTCTGTTGATACACATTTGATAGGactaaaccatttttttcctctgaatttGGAAATGCCAAATCCTATTTTTAGGCCAGTATCTCCCCTGTATGGCTCTCTCATTCAggcagctgagctgcacagctgCTCATGGAGAACACcggtgcaggcagactgcagagtAGGTCACAACCAGGAACACATCCCTGATCAGTGAATCGGAAATCCTGCTGTAATATCCCACTGATTTATTAACAATACAAGTGTAGATGTACAGTCAAATTAACATAACACTTAAAGTGCACATGCAGTCTCACTAATATTACACTTAAAGTGCAGATGTAGCCTTATTAACATTACACTTGAAGTGCAAATGCAGTCTCACTAATAGTACACTTCAAGTGCAGATGTACAGTCTCATTAACATTACACAAAGTGCAGATCTACAGTCTCATGAACATACATAAAGTGCAGATGTAATCTTATTAGCATTACACAAAGTGCAGATTCACAATCTCATTAACATTACACAAAGTGCGGAAGTACAGTCTCATTAACATTACACTTAAAGTACAAATGTACAGTCTCAGTAACATTGAGCTTAAAGAGCAGATGTACGTAGTTTCATTAATATTACGCATAAAGTGCCAATATACAGTCTTATTAACATTACACTTAAAGTGCAGCTGTGCAGTCTCATTAACATTACAGCTACTTCACTGGTCACGATACAGTCTCTCATTAAAGTGTCAAATCAAGTACGGTCTACTGGATGGGATTTATCGTAGAGAACCAATTGTGAAAGCAGCGAAATCTTCAGTCAGTTGCTTCGTTTTATCTGAAGTTTCAGAACTAAAAATGACCTCAGCCTCCATTCATCTGCAGATTCTCTTTTCATCTTTCTTTTAAGTCATTCTCAAGcgatattaaaaaatgtaatactatgAAACAGTTATATAAATAAGACTCTAAAATAGCTCTTTTAAAATGACTTACCCCTGAAAAAATGTGTAAGAGCTGCTAGAGTATTCTTTTATGAATTCTGATAAGATTGAGATACAGGTAGTAGATCCCAAATCTGTTGGAGATATATTCCTAcacttttctttaaatatagATGGCTTCTCTGTCTCCGTCTAAGCAGCCATTTGAAAATCTAAGGCGTAACTTAATTCAGATCTCTCCTTTCAGCCCACATTAATAATATCATAAAACAGCCTTCTTCCACACGGAGAATATATCTAAATAAAGTAAGATGTTGTCCCACCAGgatactgaaaaaatacttcatGCATTTGTGTCCTCTTGGCTTGATTACTATAATGTTTTATTGCCCAGTTGCACCAATTTGGCCCTGAAATGTCTCCAACTTGTAAAGAATGCACCCGATAGGTTTCTTACTAGAACTATAAAATGGGAACATTAATCCAGCGCTCAAAACTCTTCATTGGCTGCCTGTCAAATTTAGAATTGACTATAAACTTCTACTGTTAacttataaagctttaaaaggTTTGGCTCCAGAGTACCATAGCGAGGTACTTATTCCTTAGTCTCCTCTGAGATGACTTCATTCACAAGATGCTGGCTATGTGAAAATTCCAAGTTATATCTGAAATTACAATGGGAGGGAGAGCCTTCTCGAACAGAGCTCCTGTCTTATGGAACAATCTCCCTACGCATGT is part of the Anguilla anguilla isolate fAngAng1 chromosome 7, fAngAng1.pri, whole genome shotgun sequence genome and encodes:
- the LOC118231533 gene encoding tetraspanin-9 isoform X2 yields the protein MARGCLCCLKYMMFLFNLVFWLCGCGLLGVGIWLSVSQGSFATFSPSFPSLSAANLVITIGTIVMVTGFLGCLGAIKENKCLLLSFFISLLVILLAELILLILFFVYMDKVNENAKQDLKDGLALYNTDNNVGLRNAWNIIQAEWKCCGVTGFSDWHDALRERVVPDRCCQEHLQGCGRNATSMFWTQGCYEKVEEWLDDNKHLLGTIAMCILVIQLLGMAFSMTLFQQIHRMGKKYDA